A DNA window from Maribellus comscasis contains the following coding sequences:
- a CDS encoding beta-L-arabinofuranosidase domain-containing protein, with translation MNRFLYFSVIFFLLSCGRENRFPEPVSEKVSLDQVKIPGQLGLSNRDSNLTFEENVGSGGYLRELNRFQEMYLSKDSNFNLKNFEKAWNEVAANMSHSRLNLNDAVLWFRITGTLMQITGKAKYAEEMENIVLNGFKTNTEDESKEIENLVASYIFTKNVDHVHINLFVPAELQYEHTLHGKVKIKQETNFPDSGDISVSFSMEKNRYIEVFVRIPSWADGATVTVEGVKYTAPVGDYAFIAKKWHEGDEIKIHFPNKNQNLAGL, from the coding sequence ATGAATCGATTTTTGTATTTTTCCGTTATATTTTTTCTCCTTTCTTGTGGCAGAGAAAATCGCTTTCCTGAACCGGTTTCCGAAAAGGTATCTTTAGATCAGGTAAAAATACCCGGGCAGTTGGGGCTATCCAATCGCGATTCTAATTTAACTTTCGAAGAAAATGTGGGCTCCGGCGGGTATTTGAGAGAATTGAACCGGTTTCAGGAAATGTATCTTTCCAAAGATTCAAATTTTAACCTCAAAAATTTTGAAAAAGCCTGGAACGAAGTTGCTGCAAACATGAGTCATTCGAGATTAAATTTGAATGACGCGGTTTTGTGGTTTAGAATAACCGGAACTCTGATGCAGATTACGGGCAAAGCAAAATATGCAGAAGAAATGGAGAATATCGTTCTTAACGGTTTTAAAACAAATACAGAAGACGAATCCAAAGAAATTGAAAATTTAGTAGCTTCATACATATTTACAAAAAATGTAGACCACGTTCATATCAATCTTTTTGTTCCGGCTGAACTTCAATACGAACACACACTACACGGTAAAGTAAAAATAAAACAAGAAACCAACTTTCCTGATTCAGGAGATATTTCCGTGAGTTTTAGTATGGAAAAAAACCGGTATATTGAAGTTTTTGTTCGAATTCCAAGCTGGGCCGACGGAGCTACAGTCACTGTTGAAGGTGTTAAATATACTGCTCCCGTGGGAGACTATGCATTTATTGCCAAAAAATGGCATGAAGGTGACGAAATAAAGATTCATTTTCCCAATAAAAACCAAAATTTGGCCGGATTATGA
- a CDS encoding L-serine ammonia-lyase, producing the protein MESIREIYKIGHGPSSSHTMGPKKAAEQFLQKNSGASRFAITLFGSLAATGKGHLTDKVIQETFKNENFEILWEPKVFLPKHPNALKFAAFNKESTLLDEWTAYSIGGGAIIDDFSETETKEIYPHKNMDEILKWCNSNGKQFWEYVIEYEGEEIWSFLEEVWDVMESSIKNGLEKDGVLPGILKLPRKAQSFYLKGQNFATPFKRRSQLFSYALAVSEENASGGKIVAAPTCGGSGVLPAVLKYFKKVYKIEKKAILRALATAGLFGNLVKTNASISGAEVGCQGEVGTACAMASAAATQLMGGTIYQIEYSAEMGLEHHLGLTCDPVAGLVQIPCIERNAFAAERAVSHNTYALMSDGRHRISFDEVVETMYTTGIDLQSNYRETSLGGLARWSASPKS; encoded by the coding sequence ATGGAATCGATTCGGGAAATATACAAAATAGGTCATGGTCCTTCAAGCAGTCATACTATGGGGCCGAAAAAAGCGGCTGAACAATTTTTACAGAAAAATTCAGGCGCCAGTCGTTTTGCAATTACACTTTTCGGAAGCTTGGCTGCCACCGGGAAAGGCCATTTAACAGATAAAGTCATCCAGGAGACCTTTAAAAACGAAAATTTTGAAATACTTTGGGAACCCAAAGTATTTTTACCCAAACATCCGAATGCGTTGAAATTTGCCGCTTTTAACAAAGAGAGTACATTGTTAGATGAATGGACTGCATACAGCATCGGAGGTGGTGCCATAATCGATGATTTTTCAGAAACGGAAACAAAGGAAATATACCCACACAAAAATATGGATGAAATCCTAAAATGGTGTAATTCCAACGGAAAACAGTTTTGGGAGTATGTAATCGAATATGAAGGTGAAGAAATCTGGTCGTTTTTGGAAGAAGTGTGGGATGTAATGGAATCGAGTATAAAAAATGGTCTTGAAAAAGATGGTGTTCTTCCCGGTATTTTAAAACTTCCCCGAAAAGCACAGTCATTTTATTTAAAAGGGCAAAATTTTGCTACTCCTTTTAAACGAAGGTCGCAACTGTTTTCTTATGCTTTGGCGGTTTCTGAAGAAAATGCCTCGGGCGGTAAAATCGTGGCGGCGCCAACCTGTGGCGGAAGTGGTGTGCTCCCTGCTGTTCTGAAATATTTCAAAAAAGTATATAAAATAGAAAAAAAAGCCATATTGAGAGCTTTGGCCACTGCTGGTTTATTTGGTAATCTTGTTAAAACCAACGCATCAATCTCAGGCGCTGAAGTTGGTTGTCAGGGAGAAGTCGGAACGGCTTGCGCGATGGCATCGGCAGCTGCTACACAACTGATGGGAGGAACAATCTACCAAATTGAATATTCGGCTGAAATGGGACTGGAACATCACCTGGGACTAACCTGCGATCCTGTTGCCGGACTCGTTCAGATTCCTTGTATTGAAAGAAATGCGTTTGCTGCCGAACGTGCGGTTTCACACAATACCTATGCATTAATGTCAGATGGCCGTCATCGTATTAGTTTTGACGAGGTGGTTGAGACCATGTATACGACCGGAATAGATTTACAGAGCAATTACCGTGAGACTTCTTTGGGAGGACTGGCACGCTGGAGTGCTTCGCCAAAGTCATAA
- a CDS encoding aldose epimerase family protein has translation MKNLSLILLIAFFAACDSSEQKSIEMPYKKSDFESIIDGKTTRAFTMENDNGMVVVLTNYGAKIVSIYVPDKNGNYADIMLGFKSVDDYQQYGASHGAVVGPFANRIANAQFTIDDETYHFPVNNGEACLHSGPDSWYRKVWDYEKNGNVTVFSLESPDGEFGFPGNKKVSVTYTLTDDNELKIDYKLTTDRACHFNLTNHSYFNLRGEGNGDILDHVLVINANQSTPVADAGMIPSGEIVDIRGTALDFTTPHAIGERIEADNEMLKYGSGYDFNYVINKEDGELAFAASAFEPESGRYMEVFTTEPGVQLYTGNHLKGTEIGKSGVAYTKRTGFCLETQHFPNSPNQPDFPSTLLQPGEELNSTTIYKFSVKE, from the coding sequence ATGAAAAACCTAAGCCTGATATTATTAATTGCCTTTTTTGCAGCCTGTGATTCTTCAGAACAAAAAAGTATTGAAATGCCTTACAAAAAATCTGATTTTGAAAGTATTATTGACGGAAAAACAACTCGTGCTTTCACAATGGAAAATGACAATGGAATGGTGGTTGTGTTAACCAACTATGGTGCTAAAATTGTATCGATTTATGTGCCCGATAAAAACGGAAATTATGCTGACATTATGCTGGGTTTTAAATCGGTCGATGATTATCAACAGTATGGAGCAAGCCATGGAGCTGTGGTTGGTCCGTTTGCGAACCGAATTGCCAATGCGCAATTTACCATCGACGATGAAACTTATCATTTCCCTGTAAACAACGGGGAAGCTTGTTTGCACTCTGGCCCCGATAGTTGGTATCGAAAAGTATGGGATTATGAAAAAAACGGAAACGTTACTGTTTTTAGTCTTGAAAGTCCTGATGGTGAATTTGGCTTCCCAGGTAACAAAAAAGTGAGTGTAACCTATACATTGACCGACGACAATGAACTCAAAATAGATTATAAGTTAACTACAGACAGAGCTTGTCATTTTAATTTAACCAACCACAGTTATTTTAATTTACGGGGTGAAGGAAACGGCGATATTCTTGACCATGTTTTGGTTATTAATGCCAACCAATCAACACCGGTTGCCGACGCAGGAATGATTCCAAGCGGCGAGATTGTTGATATTCGCGGAACGGCACTTGATTTTACAACGCCACATGCTATTGGAGAACGAATCGAAGCAGACAATGAAATGCTAAAATACGGTTCAGGTTACGATTTTAACTATGTAATTAACAAAGAGGATGGCGAGCTTGCTTTTGCTGCCAGTGCTTTTGAACCGGAAAGTGGGAGATATATGGAAGTGTTTACCACCGAACCGGGAGTTCAGCTTTATACCGGCAATCATCTGAAAGGGACCGAAATTGGCAAAAGTGGTGTTGCTTATACAAAACGTACTGGTTTTTGTCTGGAAACTCAACATTTTCCCAATAGTCCGAATCAACCTGACTTCCCTTCTACTTTATTACAACCAGGTGAGGAATTGAATTCCACAACGATTTACAAATTCTCAGTAAAGGAATAA
- a CDS encoding VOC family protein, producing MVVKINGIQQLGVGVEDVHEAWKWYREHFSMDIRMFEDEAVAELMLAHTDGKPRARHAVLALNMRGGGGFEIWQHKGKKPKTADFEIQLGDLGINVGKIKTDSVKSAYKKFSDEGLDLLTKIKKDPAGNDHFYMKDIYGNMWEIKNQKEVFRKKEKSVSGGVLGAVIGVKNMEESLPVYQDILQYDKVVYDKTGVFEDFRGIKGGDKKFRRVLLKHSDVKSGAFSPFFGQSVIELVQALEGAPKDIYEGRIWGDPGFIHLCFDINGMDAFREKVKGMGHPFTVDSAKALESFDMGEAAGNFAYIQAPEGTLIEFVETHRIPLMKKLNWYLDFRKRGNHPLPNWMLKLFRFKRVKK from the coding sequence ATGGTAGTAAAAATTAACGGAATACAACAGTTGGGGGTTGGAGTTGAAGATGTTCACGAAGCGTGGAAGTGGTACAGAGAACATTTTTCGATGGACATACGAATGTTTGAAGACGAAGCGGTGGCGGAGTTGATGCTGGCCCATACCGATGGTAAACCAAGAGCCAGACACGCTGTTCTTGCACTTAATATGCGAGGTGGCGGAGGGTTTGAAATTTGGCAGCACAAAGGGAAAAAACCCAAAACTGCCGATTTTGAAATACAACTGGGTGATTTGGGTATTAATGTGGGGAAGATAAAAACTGACAGTGTAAAATCCGCTTACAAAAAATTTTCCGACGAAGGTTTGGATTTACTTACCAAAATAAAAAAAGATCCTGCAGGAAATGATCATTTCTACATGAAAGACATTTATGGAAACATGTGGGAAATAAAAAATCAAAAGGAAGTCTTCAGAAAAAAAGAAAAATCGGTTAGCGGAGGAGTTTTGGGCGCTGTTATTGGTGTAAAAAATATGGAAGAAAGTCTTCCTGTTTACCAGGATATTCTGCAGTACGACAAAGTTGTTTACGATAAAACCGGTGTCTTTGAAGATTTTAGGGGGATTAAAGGCGGAGATAAAAAATTCAGAAGAGTTTTGTTAAAACACTCCGATGTCAAAAGTGGTGCTTTTAGTCCGTTCTTTGGGCAGTCGGTTATTGAATTGGTGCAGGCTCTGGAAGGAGCCCCCAAAGATATCTATGAAGGAAGAATATGGGGAGACCCGGGTTTTATTCATCTTTGTTTTGACATAAACGGAATGGACGCATTCAGAGAAAAAGTAAAGGGAATGGGACATCCGTTTACCGTTGACAGTGCAAAAGCCCTGGAATCGTTCGATATGGGTGAAGCAGCAGGTAATTTTGCCTATATTCAGGCGCCGGAAGGAACACTGATTGAATTTGTGGAAACCCACAGAATACCTCTTATGAAAAAGCTGAACTGGTACCTTGATTTCAGAAAAAGAGGAAACCATCCCCTCCCGAACTGGATGTTAAAATTATTTCGCTTTAAACGTGTGAAAAAATAA
- a CDS encoding SDR family NAD(P)-dependent oxidoreductase — protein sequence MQFNKKTIWITGASSGIGKAVALKISEEKSHLILSGRNKEELENVALVCKQNGSKTTVVPFDLGDEKSVEEAANKVFSKDINIDALYHFGGISQRSFVSETPLFVDRRIFEINYFGTIALTKAILPKMIQRGGGHLAVTSSIVGKFGFPYRSSYSASKHALHGFFESLRAENVQNNIKVSIIIPGRIKTNISINAINKEGKTHATMDDGQGNGMSAEKSAEIICKKLKREKKEILVGGKEIIMVYIRRFLPFLYYRLSSRVKPL from the coding sequence ATGCAATTTAATAAAAAAACTATCTGGATAACCGGGGCATCCTCGGGAATTGGAAAAGCTGTTGCTTTAAAAATCTCGGAGGAGAAATCACATCTTATTCTTTCCGGAAGAAATAAGGAGGAACTCGAAAATGTTGCACTCGTTTGTAAACAAAACGGAAGTAAAACAACTGTTGTACCCTTTGACTTAGGTGATGAGAAGTCGGTTGAAGAAGCAGCAAATAAAGTTTTTTCTAAAGATATTAATATCGATGCACTATACCATTTTGGCGGAATCAGTCAACGTTCTTTTGTAAGTGAAACCCCTTTGTTTGTTGATCGTAGAATATTTGAGATCAATTATTTTGGGACGATAGCGCTTACCAAAGCCATTCTTCCTAAAATGATTCAACGCGGAGGAGGACATCTTGCGGTTACCTCGAGTATTGTGGGAAAATTTGGGTTTCCATATCGTTCTTCCTATTCGGCGTCGAAACATGCTTTACATGGTTTTTTTGAAAGTTTACGCGCCGAAAATGTGCAAAATAACATAAAAGTTTCAATCATTATTCCGGGACGCATAAAAACAAACATTTCAATAAATGCCATAAATAAAGAGGGAAAAACACACGCGACAATGGATGACGGGCAAGGTAACGGAATGTCGGCAGAGAAATCAGCTGAAATTATCTGCAAGAAACTAAAACGCGAAAAAAAGGAAATACTGGTGGGAGGAAAAGAAATAATTATGGTTTATATAAGGAGATTTCTTCCATTTTTATATTACAGGTTGTCGTCAAGAGTAAAACCTTTGTAA